A region from the Panicum hallii strain FIL2 chromosome 1, PHallii_v3.1, whole genome shotgun sequence genome encodes:
- the LOC112872513 gene encoding probable polygalacturonase, whose amino-acid sequence MAGSMAASPLRGGGLAVAVLLVGALALLQVARCDAAATCVGLAPARRRPEVVSIADFGGVGDGRTLNTWAFRKAVYRIQHQRRRGGTELRVPAGTWLTGSFNLTSHMTLFLARGAVLKATQDARGWPLVEPLPSYGRGRELPGARYASFINGNGLRDVVITGDKGVIDGQGEVWWNMWRQRTLQHTRPNLVEFMHSTGIHISNIVLKNSPFWNIHPVYCDNVVVTNMMILAPHDSPNTDGIDPDSSTNVCIEDSYISTGDDLVAIKSGWDEYGIAYGRPSSGITIRRVRGSSPFSGIAIGSEASGGVRDVLVEDCSIFNSGYGIHIKTNVGRGGYIRNVTVDNVRMSGVRSGVRIAGDVGDHPDGRFSQLAVPTVDAVRIRNVWGVGVQQPGSLEGIRNSPFTRICLSNVKLFGWRNGAAWRCRDVRGAALGVHPSPCAELATSFASAAGSCSY is encoded by the exons ATGGCAGGCAGCATGGCCGCGTCGCCGTTGCGCGGTGGTGGTCTCGCCGTGGCCGTGCTGCTAGTAGGTGCGCTCGCATTGCTCCAGGTGGCGCGGTGCGACGCCGCGGCGACGTGCGTCGGCCTGGCCCCGGCGAGGCGCCGGCCGGAGGTGGTATCCATCGCGGACTTCGGCGGCGTGGGCGACGGCCGGACGCTTAACACGTGGGCGTTCCGCAAGGCCGTGTACCGCATCCAGCACcagcgccggcgcggcggcacCGAGCTGCGCGTGCCGGCGGGGACGTGGCTCACCGGCAGCTTCAACCTCACCAGCCACATGACGCTCTTTCTCGCCAGGGGCGCCGTGCTCAAGGCCACGCAGGACGCCAGGGGATGGCCGCTGGTGGAGCCGCTGCCGTCGTACGGACGGGGACGGGAGCTGCCGGGCGCGAGGTACGCCAGCTTCATCAACGGCAACGGCCTCCGCGACGTCGTCATCACAG GTGACAAGGGGGTCATCGACGGCCAAGGTGAGGTGTGGTGGAACATGTGGAGGCAGAGGACTCTTCAGCACACCCGGCCAAACCTTGTGGAGTTCATGCATTCCACTGGCATTCACATCTCCAACATCGTCCTCAAGAACTCACCCTTCTGGAACATTCATCCTGTTTATTGCGA CAATGTGGTCGTAACCAACATGATGATCTTGGCACCACACGACTCCCCGAACACCGACGGGATCGACCCAG ATTCTAGCACCAACGTGTGCATCGAGGACTCGTACATCTCCACCGGCGACGACCTCGTGGCGATCAAGAGCGGCTGGGACGAGTACGGGATCGCCTACGGCCGGCCGAGCTCCGGCATCACCATCCGCCGCGTGCGGGGCTCGTCCCCGTTCAGCGGCATCGCCATCGGCAGCGAGGCATCCGGCGGCGTGCGCGACGTCCTGGTGGAGGACTGCAGCATCTTCAACAGCGGCTACGGCATCCACATCAAGACGAACGTGGGGCGCGGCGGCTACATCCGGAACGTCACCGTCGACAACGTGCGCATGAGCGGCGTGCGCAGCGGCGTCCGCATCGCCGGCGACGTCGGCGACCACCCCGACGGCCGGTTCAGCCAGCTCGCCGTGCCCACGGTGGACGCCGTGCGGATCCGGAACGTGTGGGGCGTCGGCGTCCAGCAGCCGGGGTCCCTGGAGGGGATCAGGAACTCGCCCTTCACCCGGATCTGCCTCTCCAACGTCAAGCTCTTCGGGTGGAGGAACGGCGCGGCGTGGAGGTGCCGGGACGTGCGCGGCGCCGCGCTCGGGGTGCACCCGTCGCCGTGCGCCGAGCTCGCCACCAGCTTCGCGTCGGCTGCAGGGTCCTGCAGCTATTAG